One Arcobacter sp. FWKO B genomic window, ATGGTGATTGGTGAATGTTTTTGGAACGCCAGTCTTTCTCACAGAGAGTGCTTTGCACAAGACTGGTGACTCTTTGAAGACAAGCCCAGTCGGAGACTGGGGTTCCGCCACCATTATAATACTAGCTGTTGTATGTATTCTACCTTTGAAGATATAAACTAATGATATTACCTGTAGTGATTTGTTATTGCTACTATTTCTATAGTATTCGTATCGGTATATATAAAAATTGCTCTATATTTTTTGTCTAGTCTAAAAGAGTAAATTAACCTATCTTTTGGTTCTAAAAGTTCAGTATTAAGAGATGGATAGAATGGATCATTTTCAAAAAGTTTTTTTGCTTTTTCATATTTTTTCACAATATTATGAGTTTTGATATACTCATATATATCATCTCTTAAGTCTTTAATTTTCATTGTAAATAGAACTTTTTTTAAGTCCATTTTCCAAATCAGCTAAAAAATCTTCACTATAACCAGCTTCTTTGAAGTCTAACATTATATCTTCAATATCATCTTTTTTAAACTTTTTAAAATACAACTCTTTTTCTATAATTTTATTTTTGATAATTTCAATCTCTTTTAAATTCATTTGAGATATAAGATGCAAAATATTACGCATACTAACATCAACGGCTAATTGCATATCCTTGCCCCCTCTATTTATTTTTTTTATTATATCAAACTCTTGGGTGGAAGTCAATAAAATAAAATCGTGAGTCGTAAGTCGATATTCGTGAGTAGTGGATGGGGAACGCCAGTGGGTGACTGGTGAAAATGGAACGCCAGTCTGTGACTGGTGAATCTTCAAAGACAAGCCCAGTCGGAGACTGGGGTTCCTTTGGGGATAAAAAAACCGTCGATTGGGAATGCAACCGATGGTTTGTAGGAAAGTTTACGAAATTCCTATTAGAATTTGAAAGCTATTTCTAGTCTACTTTTTTAGTTTATGTTGATGCTCTTTTATTATATAAAATATCTTTTTCTCATCAATTTTTGAGAGTTTATATCTATTAGTCACTTTAAATGTTTCAAGCTCAACCATCATATAACCATCTACTCTAAGTATTGTTGGCAAATCAAAACTCCATAAACTTTAGTAGAAATGTTATATGATATTTATATTGAAAGTAATAAAATTAATTGTGATTGGTTATTGGTAAGAAAATGTTGTAAAAAAACGCTAGTGTAATACTAGCTGTTGTATGCATTCCATCTCTGGATAGATGGAACGGTTAAGAAAGTATTACTTAGATTTTAGAAGCTATATACGCCTCATAACTAAAAAATATAACTATAGCAACTATTAAAAAACCAATAAGTATTTCCATTATAATTCCTCTAAAGAATTTATTTTTTCTAAAATTTTTTTATTTAAAAAATGTATTGATAAAACGAGTAATATCACGGCTAAAAATGATAGAATAAATTTGAAAGAAGATATATTATCATAATTTGATGATAGCCAACCAACTAAACCAATAAGTGTTACAACGAATATACCTAACCAAACTTTTAAATAGTTTATCTTTTCCTTTATTAAATCAATTTTTGCCATACAACATACCTATATATTTTTGATTTTTTATTATAACATAAAATGTGTTAAAGTCAATAAAATATGGTGATTGGTGAATGTTTTTGGAACGCCAGATTTATCTGGTGAAAAAAGGCTAAGACAAGCCCAGATGAATCTGGGGTTCCGAAAGAATGGAACGCCAGTCTCTGACTGGTGATTTCTTGATTCTTTCCAAGACAAGCCCAGTCGGAGACTGGGGTTCCGACATGTGGAACGCCAGATTTATCTGGTGAAAAAGTTAAGACAAGCCCAGTCGGAGACTGGGGTTCCTTTTGGGATAAAAAAAACCGCCGATTGGGGAATCCAACCGACGGTTTGATAGACTTACCCAGTCAGAGACTGGGTTTGTAGGAAAGTTTTAACAAATCTTATTAGAATTTGAAAGCAACTTCAAGTCTTGTATTGTTTGATTTGATTGGAGCAGCTTTTGAACCATCAACTAACTCATCTTTTTGAGTACCATATCTTAAGTAAGCAGATAGGTTGCTAGCAAATTTATATGTTGCTTGTGCATAAGTTTCTTTATTTTTACCTTTTGCAGCTACATCAGCTTTTGCAGATACATGAGTAAGTGCAAGATTTAAGTTATCCATTACATTTACATCAGCTTTTAACATATATGCTTTGATATCTTTTAAATTAGCATTTGTATGAACTCTCCATCCTTTGAACGCAGCAGATGCATCAGAATCAAACGCTACGATAGCACCATCTTTACCACCTTTTGCATATCCAGCAGCAAGATTTACTATATCAACTGAACCACTTAATACAGCTTTAGTAAGTTTTTGTTTTTTTAAGATAGCATCATCATTAGCATCTAAAGTTGAGTGTCCAACATTAAGCTTTGCAAGATCCATTAAATTGATATCTGCAGATACAGTTAACGCATCAGCACCTTTTTTTAGTGTTCCAGCATTGCTATCTTTTGCAAAATCAGCATACCAAATTTGTGCAGTTGCAACATCCATAATTGGAATAATAGCTGCTGCTACAGTGATGTTTTGTCCACCACCTAATAATGCATTAACATCGTTTACTGCGTTTGTATCAGTATTAGCTACTGTAGCAACATTATGAGCTGTAAAATGCGCAGCAGCAAAAGTAGCAAAACCAGCGTTATATAATGCTAATGCACCAGTTCCACTATTTGTTTTGTTGATATGAGAAGTTCCCTCAGTCCATGGAGTATTGATAGCTTGTTTACCAGCGATAACTGTTAAGTTTTCAACACCAGTATATACAAAGTTTGCTTCCATTAAATCTGTTGATGGATTAGTCTCATTTGTTTTTGTAGAATCTTTACCATTTAAACCTTGACCCCAAACAACACCTTGTAATTTTACATTTACATCTTCAGTAGCTGGAATAGTTAAAGTCATAGCAGCTTTGTAGTTATGAGTTTCTTTACTAGCTGTATTTGATGGCTTAGAGTAATCTTGGTGATCCATTCTATATGTTACATAACCTGTAGCATCAACACCTTTGATAGCTTCTTCAAGTGGCTTAGCACTTGCAACTGAACTTAAACCTGCTACAGCAACTGCAGCAGCTAAACTAATTTTCGCGAATTTTTTCATTTGTTCTCCTAAATTTCGAAATTTATCAAGTATGACAGGTCGCGCGAGTGAAA contains:
- a CDS encoding major outer membrane protein; translated protein: MKKFAKISLAAAVAVAGLSSVASAKPLEEAIKGVDATGYVTYRMDHQDYSKPSNTASKETHNYKAAMTLTIPATEDVNVKLQGVVWGQGLNGKDSTKTNETNPSTDLMEANFVYTGVENLTVIAGKQAINTPWTEGTSHINKTNSGTGALALYNAGFATFAAAHFTAHNVATVANTDTNAVNDVNALLGGGQNITVAAAIIPIMDVATAQIWYADFAKDSNAGTLKKGADALTVSADINLMDLAKLNVGHSTLDANDDAILKKQKLTKAVLSGSVDIVNLAAGYAKGGKDGAIVAFDSDASAAFKGWRVHTNANLKDIKAYMLKADVNVMDNLNLALTHVSAKADVAAKGKNKETYAQATYKFASNLSAYLRYGTQKDELVDGSKAAPIKSNNTRLEVAFKF